Proteins encoded by one window of Bradyrhizobium sp. B097:
- a CDS encoding alpha/beta hydrolase has translation MQLSVNGADTFIATGGKPFDPQLATVVMIHGAGFDSSTWALHSRWFAHHGYSVLAPDLPGHGRSAGKPLATIAEMADWTAALITAAGASKARLIGHSMGSLIAIETSARHPDKVSGLALIGTAATMTVGPDLLKAAEANDVAAIDMVSIWGLGFRAELGGSLAPGLWMHQGAQRVLQEAKPGVLYNDLNACNAYQNALTAAAAVKVPATFVLGERDMMTPAKAGKALAAATPNARTVVLPGAGHMMMVEQPDELLAALR, from the coding sequence ATGCAGCTTTCCGTCAACGGGGCCGATACCTTCATCGCGACCGGCGGCAAGCCGTTCGATCCGCAGCTCGCCACGGTGGTGATGATCCACGGCGCCGGCTTCGACTCTTCGACCTGGGCGCTGCACAGCCGCTGGTTCGCCCATCACGGCTATTCCGTGCTGGCGCCGGATCTCCCCGGCCACGGCCGCTCCGCCGGCAAGCCGCTCGCGACCATCGCCGAGATGGCTGACTGGACCGCCGCGCTGATTACTGCGGCCGGCGCGTCGAAGGCGCGGCTGATCGGTCATTCGATGGGCTCGCTAATCGCGATCGAGACCTCGGCACGGCATCCCGACAAGGTCTCCGGCCTCGCGCTGATCGGCACCGCCGCGACCATGACGGTCGGCCCCGATCTGTTGAAGGCGGCCGAGGCCAATGACGTGGCCGCGATCGACATGGTCTCGATCTGGGGACTCGGCTTCAGGGCCGAGCTCGGCGGCAGCCTCGCGCCCGGCCTCTGGATGCACCAGGGCGCGCAGCGGGTGCTGCAGGAGGCCAAGCCCGGCGTGCTCTACAACGACCTCAACGCCTGCAACGCCTACCAGAACGCGCTCACGGCTGCGGCCGCGGTCAAGGTGCCCGCGACGTTCGTGCTCGGCGAGCGCGACATGATGACCCCCGCCAAGGCCGGCAAGGCGCTCGCCGCCGCGACGCCGAATGCCCGCACCGTGGTGTTGCCAGGCGCCGGCCACATGATGATGGTCGAGCAACCCGACGAGCTACTGGCCGCGCTGCGGTAG
- a CDS encoding molybdopterin cofactor-binding domain-containing protein, translating to MRGSLSVVRPAVLGAEGAFETFITITSDGSVNAYNGHVDLGTGIRTALGQIVAEELDVSFARVVVILGDTAVVPNQGATIASETIQITAVPLRKAAAQARHFLLARAAERLELPAGDLTIEDGLVRGHDNRSVSYGELIADETIRLELADDVAVKAVSAYSVVGKSVPRVDLPAKATGELVYVHDVRVPGMLHGRVVRPPYAGVDAGPFVGTSLIAVDEASVRDIPGLVAVVRIGDFVGVVAEREENAIKAAAQLKVSWKPGPVLADLADIEQALRANPSTPRQLIDRGDVDAAIKAAAKPMQRTYVWPYQMHGAIGPSCAVADCSEGAIRVWSGTQNPHILRGDLALLIQRPESEIDIVRMEAAGCYGRNCADDVSADALLLSRAVGRPVRVQLTREQEHAWEPKGTAQLMDVNGGLNADGSVAGYDFVTRYPSNGAPTLALLLTGRIAPEAAVFEMGDRTAIPPYDYENMRVVANDMPPIVRASWLRGVSALPNTFAHESYIDELAAEAEVDPIEYRLRYLKDKRAIDLVNAVAERAGWTPRPVREEPEAEGDVVRGRGFAYALYVHSKFPGYGAAWSAWIADVAVNKATGDVSVTRVVAGQDSGLMINPEGVRHQIEGNVIQSTSRALMEEVSFERGAVTAREWGAYPIIKFPDLPEIDVLMLPRQDQPPLGVGESASVPSAAAIANAIYDATGVRFREPPFTPERILKGLRGEQPVAPAPLAPPTQAADLNRWQNPFAKRGGVLAGIAALCAAAIGIGAAVLPWRAIAPIARPDASVYSAATIARGKELAALGACAVCHTSEHGIANAGGRPLETPFGTIYTTNITPDVDTGIGAWSYPAFERAMREGIHRDGRHLYPAFPYTHFARTSDADLQALYAYLMAQAPVRAETPKNALAFPFNLRPLLAGWNALFHQPHPFQPDPSKSEIWNRGAYLVEGLGHCSACHSPRNALGAERQGAYLAGGFAEGWEAPALTTLSKAPIPWSEDELYAYLRTGESRQHGVAAGPMAPVVQELATVPDQDIRAMAVYLASFNEPTDRLAHDALAAKLEAGTVVTTAASTGARIYQGACAVCHEVGGPPLFGSRPSLALNSNLHSDAPDNLIQVILHGIAKPAVTDLGYMPAFKDSMSDGQIAELASFLRRQFAPGKPAWSDVATAVGRIRRDIAR from the coding sequence ATGCGCGGCTCGCTGTCGGTCGTCCGCCCTGCCGTGCTGGGCGCGGAAGGCGCGTTCGAGACCTTCATCACCATCACATCAGACGGTTCGGTCAATGCCTATAACGGCCATGTCGATCTCGGCACCGGCATCCGCACCGCGCTCGGACAGATCGTCGCCGAAGAGCTCGACGTCTCGTTTGCCCGCGTGGTCGTGATCCTCGGCGACACCGCCGTGGTGCCGAACCAGGGCGCGACGATCGCGAGCGAGACCATCCAGATCACGGCCGTTCCGCTGCGCAAGGCCGCGGCGCAGGCGCGACATTTCCTGCTCGCGCGCGCGGCGGAGCGGCTCGAACTGCCTGCTGGCGACCTCACGATCGAGGACGGCCTCGTCCGTGGTCACGACAACCGCAGCGTCAGCTATGGCGAACTGATCGCGGACGAGACCATCCGGCTCGAGCTCGCCGACGACGTTGCGGTCAAGGCGGTGAGCGCCTATTCCGTCGTCGGCAAGTCGGTGCCGCGCGTCGACCTGCCGGCGAAGGCCACCGGCGAGCTGGTCTACGTCCACGATGTGCGCGTGCCCGGCATGCTGCACGGCCGCGTCGTGCGTCCGCCCTATGCCGGCGTCGACGCCGGACCGTTCGTCGGCACCAGCCTGATCGCGGTCGATGAAGCTTCGGTGCGGGACATTCCCGGCCTCGTCGCGGTGGTGCGGATCGGCGACTTCGTCGGCGTCGTCGCCGAGCGCGAGGAGAACGCGATCAAGGCCGCCGCGCAGCTCAAGGTGAGCTGGAAGCCGGGACCTGTTCTGGCCGATCTCGCCGACATCGAGCAGGCGCTGCGCGCCAATCCCTCGACGCCGCGGCAACTGATCGACAGAGGCGACGTCGATGCCGCAATCAAGGCGGCGGCCAAGCCGATGCAGCGGACATATGTCTGGCCCTACCAGATGCACGGCGCGATCGGCCCCTCCTGCGCGGTCGCCGATTGCAGCGAAGGCGCGATCCGCGTTTGGTCCGGCACGCAGAACCCGCACATCCTGCGCGGCGATCTGGCGCTCCTGATCCAGCGGCCGGAATCCGAGATCGACATCGTCAGGATGGAGGCCGCCGGCTGCTACGGCCGCAACTGCGCCGACGACGTCTCGGCCGATGCGCTATTGCTGTCGCGCGCCGTCGGCCGCCCGGTGCGCGTCCAGCTGACCCGCGAGCAGGAACACGCGTGGGAGCCGAAGGGCACCGCGCAGCTGATGGACGTCAATGGCGGCCTCAATGCCGACGGCAGCGTCGCCGGGTACGACTTTGTTACGCGCTATCCTTCCAACGGCGCGCCGACCTTGGCGCTGCTGCTCACTGGGCGGATCGCACCTGAAGCCGCCGTGTTCGAGATGGGCGACCGCACCGCGATCCCGCCCTACGACTACGAGAACATGCGCGTCGTCGCCAACGACATGCCGCCGATCGTGCGCGCCTCATGGCTTCGCGGCGTCTCGGCGCTGCCCAATACGTTCGCGCATGAATCCTATATCGACGAGCTTGCCGCCGAGGCCGAGGTCGATCCGATCGAATACCGGTTGCGCTACCTGAAAGACAAACGCGCGATCGATCTCGTCAACGCGGTTGCCGAGCGCGCCGGCTGGACGCCGCGCCCGGTGCGCGAGGAGCCCGAGGCCGAGGGCGATGTCGTCCGCGGCCGCGGCTTTGCCTATGCGCTCTACGTGCACAGCAAGTTTCCCGGCTACGGCGCGGCATGGTCGGCCTGGATCGCCGACGTCGCCGTCAACAAGGCGACCGGCGATGTCAGCGTGACGCGCGTCGTCGCCGGCCAGGATTCCGGATTGATGATCAATCCGGAGGGCGTGCGGCACCAGATCGAAGGCAACGTCATCCAGTCGACCAGCCGCGCGCTGATGGAGGAGGTCTCCTTCGAGCGCGGCGCGGTGACGGCGCGGGAATGGGGCGCCTATCCCATCATCAAATTCCCCGATCTGCCCGAGATCGATGTGCTGATGCTGCCGCGGCAGGACCAGCCGCCGCTCGGCGTCGGTGAGTCCGCCTCGGTGCCGAGCGCGGCCGCGATCGCCAATGCGATCTATGATGCGACCGGCGTCCGCTTTCGCGAGCCGCCGTTCACGCCGGAGCGCATTCTGAAGGGCTTGCGCGGCGAGCAGCCCGTGGCGCCCGCGCCGCTTGCGCCACCCACGCAGGCGGCCGACCTCAACAGGTGGCAAAATCCGTTTGCGAAACGCGGCGGTGTGCTCGCGGGCATTGCCGCGCTCTGCGCCGCGGCGATCGGCATCGGCGCGGCTGTCTTGCCCTGGCGCGCGATCGCACCGATCGCCCGGCCCGATGCCTCGGTCTATTCCGCCGCGACGATCGCGCGCGGCAAGGAGCTCGCGGCGCTTGGCGCCTGCGCCGTCTGCCATACGTCGGAGCATGGCATCGCGAACGCCGGCGGCCGGCCGCTCGAGACGCCGTTCGGCACGATCTACACGACCAACATCACGCCCGACGTCGACACCGGCATCGGCGCCTGGTCCTATCCCGCGTTCGAGCGCGCGATGCGCGAGGGCATTCATCGCGACGGCCGCCATCTCTACCCGGCGTTTCCGTACACGCATTTTGCCAGGACCAGCGATGCCGACCTGCAGGCGCTCTATGCCTATCTGATGGCGCAGGCGCCGGTGCGCGCCGAGACGCCGAAAAACGCGCTGGCCTTTCCGTTCAATCTGCGGCCACTGCTCGCGGGATGGAATGCGCTGTTCCACCAGCCGCACCCATTCCAGCCCGATCCATCGAAATCGGAGATCTGGAATCGCGGCGCCTATCTGGTCGAGGGTCTCGGCCATTGCAGCGCCTGCCACTCGCCGCGCAATGCGCTCGGCGCCGAGCGGCAAGGCGCCTATCTCGCCGGCGGCTTCGCCGAGGGCTGGGAGGCGCCGGCCCTGACCACGCTATCGAAGGCGCCGATCCCGTGGAGCGAGGACGAGCTCTACGCCTATCTGCGCACCGGCGAGTCCCGTCAGCACGGCGTCGCCGCCGGGCCAATGGCGCCCGTCGTGCAGGAGCTCGCCACCGTGCCCGACCAGGACATCCGCGCGATGGCGGTCTACCTCGCCTCGTTCAACGAGCCCACCGACCGGCTGGCCCACGATGCCCTTGCCGCGAAGCTCGAAGCCGGCACAGTTGTGACCACGGCCGCCTCGACCGGCGCCCGGATCTATCAGGGCGCCTGCGCCGTCTGCCATGAGGTCGGCGGCCCGCCGCTGTTCGGCAGCCGCCCGTCGCTGGCGCTGAACAGCAATTTGCACAGCGACGCCCCCGACAATCTGATCCAGGTGATCCTGCACGGCATCGCCAAGCCGGCCGTGACCGATCTGGGCTACATGCCGGCCTTCAAGGACAGCATGAGCGACGGCCAGATCGCCGAGCTCGCCTCCTTCCTGAGGCGGCAATTTGCCCCGGGCAAGCCGGCCTGGAGCGATGTCGCCACGGCCGTCGGCCGTATCCGGCGGGATATAGCCCGCTGA
- a CDS encoding O-acetylhomoserine aminocarboxypropyltransferase has product MPAPKPPAFETLSLHAGQRPDPATGARAVPIYQTTSYVFQDADHAAALFNLERAGHIYTRISNPTTAVLEERIAALECGVGAICTASGMAAMHLAIATLLNAGDHIVASASLYGGTINLLAHTLPRFGITTTFVKPRALDEFRAAIKPNTRLVIGETIGNPGLEVLDIPAVAQIAHNAKIPLLIDNTFATPYLSQPIELGADITMNSATKWLGGHGIAIGGVIVDGGRFDWRASGKFPQLTEPYAGYHGIVFDEQFGKAAFIMRARTEGLRDFGACLSPTNAFQLLQGIETLGVRMDRHVSNTHAVLDFLTTNKAVDWVLHPSLETHPDYALAKKLLPRGAGSIVSFGIKGGRAAGKKFIESLKLISHLANVGDAKTLVIHPASTTHQQMDADQLKAAGIGEELVRLSVGIEAAEDIIDDLGQALRASQRT; this is encoded by the coding sequence ATGCCCGCACCCAAGCCGCCAGCCTTTGAAACCTTGAGCCTGCACGCCGGCCAGCGCCCCGATCCCGCAACCGGCGCGCGCGCCGTTCCGATCTATCAGACCACATCCTACGTGTTCCAGGACGCCGACCACGCCGCCGCGCTGTTCAACCTGGAACGTGCCGGCCACATCTACACCCGCATCTCGAACCCGACGACTGCGGTTCTGGAGGAGCGTATCGCCGCGCTCGAATGCGGCGTCGGCGCGATCTGCACCGCCAGCGGCATGGCCGCGATGCATCTTGCGATCGCGACGCTGCTCAATGCCGGTGACCACATCGTCGCCTCCGCCTCGCTCTATGGCGGCACCATCAACCTCTTGGCGCACACGTTGCCGCGTTTCGGTATCACCACGACCTTCGTGAAGCCTCGTGCGCTCGACGAATTCCGCGCCGCGATCAAGCCGAACACCCGGCTCGTGATCGGCGAGACCATCGGCAATCCCGGCCTCGAAGTGCTCGATATCCCGGCGGTCGCACAGATCGCGCATAATGCGAAGATTCCGCTGCTGATCGACAACACCTTCGCGACGCCCTATCTGAGCCAGCCGATCGAGCTCGGCGCCGACATCACGATGAACTCGGCGACCAAGTGGCTGGGCGGCCACGGCATCGCGATCGGCGGCGTCATCGTCGATGGCGGCCGGTTCGACTGGCGCGCCTCCGGCAAATTCCCGCAGCTCACCGAGCCCTATGCCGGCTATCACGGCATCGTCTTCGACGAGCAGTTCGGCAAAGCCGCCTTCATCATGCGCGCCCGCACCGAGGGCCTGCGCGATTTCGGCGCCTGCCTGTCGCCGACCAACGCCTTCCAGCTGCTGCAGGGCATCGAGACGCTCGGCGTCCGCATGGACCGCCATGTCAGCAACACCCATGCAGTGCTGGACTTCCTCACCACCAACAAGGCCGTCGACTGGGTGCTGCATCCGTCGCTGGAGACGCATCCGGACTACGCGCTGGCGAAGAAGCTGTTGCCGCGCGGCGCCGGCTCGATCGTCAGCTTCGGCATCAAGGGCGGCCGCGCCGCCGGCAAGAAGTTCATCGAGTCCCTGAAGCTGATCAGCCATCTCGCCAATGTCGGCGACGCCAAGACGCTGGTGATCCATCCCGCCAGCACCACGCACCAGCAGATGGACGCCGATCAGCTCAAGGCCGCCGGCATCGGCGAGGAGTTGGTGCGGCTATCGGTCGGCATCGAAGCCGCTGAGGATATCATCGACGATCTCGGCCAGGCGCTGCGCGCCTCGCAAAGGACTTAA
- the pncB gene encoding nicotinate phosphoribosyltransferase — MAVTDIATRTYNHGWRLDPIVRSLLDTDFYKLLMMQMIRECYPDTQTTFSVINRSTHIRLAEVIDEGELRAQLDHARTIRFAKKELIWLAGNTFYGKTQMFSPDFINWLSTFRLPEYELHKVDGQYELHFHGPWTHTTMWEIPALAILNELRSRAATKTYGRFALDVLYARAKAKLWAKVERLRKLDGLRLSDFGTRRRHGFLWQRWCVEAVKEGLGPSFTGTSNVLLAMDNDLEAIGTNAHELPMVAAALADDDQELRWAPYRILDQWRHAYGGNLLIALPDAFGTKPFLRDAPDWVADWTGFRPDSAPPITAGEEIIKWWKQKGRDPKEKLLVFSDAMDVGSIEETFHHFRGRVRVSFGWGTNLTNDFVGCAPDGTAELDPISIVCKVTSVDGRPAVKLSDNPEKATGIPTEVERYLRVFGNVGRVRTAVHV; from the coding sequence ATGGCGGTCACAGATATTGCAACCCGGACCTATAATCACGGCTGGCGGCTCGATCCGATCGTGCGCAGCCTGCTCGACACCGATTTCTACAAGCTGTTGATGATGCAGATGATCCGGGAATGCTACCCGGACACGCAGACGACCTTTTCGGTGATCAACCGCTCGACCCATATCCGGCTTGCCGAGGTCATCGACGAGGGCGAGCTGCGCGCCCAGCTCGACCACGCCCGCACCATCCGCTTCGCCAAGAAGGAACTGATCTGGCTCGCCGGTAACACGTTCTACGGCAAGACCCAGATGTTCTCGCCCGACTTCATCAACTGGCTCTCGACCTTCCGCCTGCCCGAATACGAGCTGCACAAGGTCGACGGCCAGTATGAGCTGCATTTCCACGGGCCCTGGACCCACACCACGATGTGGGAGATCCCGGCGCTCGCGATCCTCAACGAGCTGCGCTCGCGCGCGGCGACCAAGACCTACGGCCGCTTCGCGCTCGACGTGCTCTACGCCCGCGCCAAGGCCAAGCTGTGGGCCAAGGTCGAGCGGCTGCGCAAGCTGGACGGATTGCGGCTGTCCGATTTCGGCACGCGCCGCCGCCACGGCTTCCTGTGGCAGCGCTGGTGCGTCGAGGCGGTGAAGGAAGGCCTCGGCCCGTCCTTCACCGGAACGTCGAACGTGCTGCTCGCGATGGACAACGACCTCGAGGCGATCGGCACCAACGCCCACGAGCTGCCGATGGTGGCCGCGGCACTCGCCGACGACGACCAGGAGCTGCGCTGGGCGCCTTATCGCATCCTCGACCAATGGCGCCACGCCTATGGCGGCAACCTCCTGATCGCGCTGCCCGATGCGTTCGGCACCAAGCCGTTCCTGCGCGATGCGCCGGACTGGGTCGCCGACTGGACCGGTTTTCGTCCCGACAGCGCGCCGCCGATCACCGCCGGCGAAGAGATCATCAAGTGGTGGAAGCAGAAGGGCCGCGACCCCAAGGAGAAGCTGCTGGTGTTCTCCGACGCGATGGATGTCGGCTCGATCGAGGAGACGTTCCATCACTTCAGGGGACGCGTGCGCGTCAGCTTCGGCTGGGGCACCAACCTCACCAACGATTTCGTCGGCTGCGCGCCTGATGGCACCGCCGAGCTCGATCCGATCTCGATCGTGTGCAAGGTGACGTCGGTCGACGGGCGCCCGGCCGTCAAACTCTCCGACAATCCGGAGAAGGCGACCGGCATCCCCACAGAGGTCGAGCGCTATTTGCGCGTGTTCGGCAATGTCGGCCGCGTTCGTACCGCAGTCCACGTCTAA
- a CDS encoding (2Fe-2S)-binding protein encodes MRLTVNGRNHDVDAAPDTALLYVLRNDLELNGPKYGCGLGECGACAVLIDGVAARACVIPIEGCAGRDIVTLEGLGSREHPDPVQDAFIREQAAQCGYCLNGMIITTKALLTRNPNPSEHEVLEALRYNLCRCGAHIEIIRAAMRAAGHVLEARD; translated from the coding sequence ATGCGCCTGACCGTGAATGGCAGGAATCATGATGTCGACGCCGCTCCCGACACCGCATTGCTTTACGTGCTGCGCAACGATCTCGAATTGAACGGACCGAAGTATGGCTGCGGGCTCGGTGAGTGCGGCGCCTGCGCTGTGCTGATCGACGGCGTCGCCGCGCGCGCCTGCGTGATTCCGATCGAAGGCTGCGCCGGGCGCGATATCGTCACGCTCGAAGGTCTCGGCAGCCGCGAGCATCCCGATCCGGTGCAGGATGCCTTCATCCGCGAACAGGCCGCGCAGTGCGGCTATTGCCTCAACGGCATGATCATCACCACCAAGGCGCTGCTCACGCGCAACCCCAATCCGTCGGAGCATGAGGTGCTGGAAGCGCTGCGCTACAATCTCTGCCGCTGCGGCGCGCATATCGAGATCATCCGCGCGGCGATGCGCGCCGCCGGCCATGTGCTCGAGGCGCGCGATTGA